In Aspergillus flavus chromosome 3, complete sequence, one genomic interval encodes:
- a CDS encoding putative dipeptidase — MDEKLETQPSYTGGSTCHPGPRGFRSFLRHWALAICFLLAGGWLFWSHSCHVRLVSIEERVENILAQTPLIDGHNDLPINIRKHYKNHIYGSNFTKPFADGTLEGDTDLLRLKQGLVGGTFWSVFVPCPKNWIDPLNRQDAPDPRMTIEQIDLMLRVQRAYPDIFSSPPNSTTALQAFREGKIISPLGIEGLHSIGNSFAHLRMFYELGVSYATLTHNCHNIYADAAIVRGPGGSTRKSDPLWHGVSPLGKDLVYEMNRIGMIIDLAHVSEDTMRDVLGAGKDDWSGSRSPVIFSHSSAQALCAHPRNVPDDILTLVNERHSVVMVNFAPDFISCTASDHNDRLPDIDDEHATLERVVDHIMHIVDVAGIDHVGLGSDFDGMPTTARGLEDVSKFPGLIAELLRRGLNDEDAAKVAGANVLRVWREVDRVALEMQAEGAVPMED; from the exons ATGGATGAAAAATTAGAAACCCAACCCTCGTATACGGGAGGCTCAACTTGCCATCCGGGCCCAAGGGGCTTTCGGTCATTTCTCCGTCACTGGGCGCTGGCCATCTGCTTTCTCTTGGCCGGGGGCTGGTTGTTCTGGTCACACAGCTGCCATGTTCGCTTGGTCAGTATCGAGGAACGAGTGGAGAACATCTTAGCCCAGACCCCTCTGATCG ATGGCCACAATGACTTACCTATCAATATTCGGAAACACTACAAGAATCACATCTACGGATCCAACTTCACTAAGCCATTTGCTGACGGCACTCTAGAGGGTGACACGGACCTACTCCGTTTGAAGCAGGGGCTTGTCGGGGGCACGTTTTGGAGTGTTTTTGTGCCTTGTCCGAAGAATTGGATCGACCCTTTGAACCGCCAGGACGCGCCTG ATCCCCGAATGACTATCGAGCAAATCGATCTAATGCTGCGGGTTCAACGAGCTTACCCAGACATCTTTTCTAGTCCCCCTAACAGCACTACCGCTCTACAAGCATTTCGAGAAGGGAAAATCATCTCGCCTCTCGGGATCGAAGGTCTCCATTCTATTGGAAATTCTTTTGCCCATTTACGCATGTTCTACGAATTGGGAGTCTCATACGCAACTCTCACGCACAACTGCCACAACATCTACGCAGATGCAGCGATTGTCAGGGGGCCAGGTGGTAGCACTAGAAAGTCGGATCCTCTCTGGCACGGTGTGAGTCCGCTAGGGAAGGACCTAGTCTATGAAATGAACCGCATAGGCATGATTATTGATCTAGCTCATGTGAGCGAGGATACAATGCGCGATGTACTAGGCGCTGGTAAGGATGACTGGTCTGGCAGTCGATCACcggtcatcttcagccacagCTCAGCACAGGCGCTATGCGCGCATCCTCGCAATGTCCCTGATGATATTTTGACTTTAGTAAACGAGAGACACTCGGTGGTGATGGTTAACTTTGCACCCGATTTTATCTCCTGCACAGCATCTGATCACAACGATAGACTGCCTGATATAGATGATGAACACGCGACTCTGGAGCGGGTTGTGGACCATATTATGCATATCGTGGACGTCGCCGGAATAGACCATGTCGGATTGGGCAGTGACTTTGACGGAATGCCAACTACGGCACGGGGCTTAGAGGATGTGTCGAAGTTCCCAGGTCTGATTGCCGAGCTTTTGCGGCGCGGTCTCAACGATGAGGATGCTGCCAAGGTGGCGGGGGCTAATGTCCTGCGGGTTTGGAGAGAGGTGGACCGGGTTGCTCTAGAGATGCAGGCTGAGGGTGCTGTGCCTATGGAAgactga
- a CDS encoding radH flavin-dependent halogenase, with amino-acid sequence MDIPDRCTVLVVGGGPGGSYAASVLAREGIDTVLLEADNFPRYHIGESLLRTTGSFLEFVDAYGKFESHGFRQKNGAAFKFNSKPAAYSNFLQHGQHAWNVDRSQCDDLMFKHARECGARTFDGVKVQSVEFSQTFCLDEKESGEQAHLGKPVSASWVRKDKTTGSIKFQYLVDASGRAGLISTKYMKNRKFNEGLKNVASWGYFEGFEMYGVGTVAEGCPYFASFPDGSGWVWFIPLGENKVSVGVVMEQKSATAKKKLMESPSSREWLLTQAKEAPGIGDLLAKATLVSDVKSASDWSYTASTYATTNIRIVGDAGCFIDPLFSSGIHLALTGAFSAAATICSSIRGDCSEKSAADWHSKRIQEAYARFLLVVASTYGQITGKEAAILNDEGESDFDSAFELIRPIIQGSAEESTGKAGPEDATEAVSFCMRVIRKAQNRLEDISIGDKIIRAAMQPDTGSIGGSDIDGMVIHAERGALGLVKM; translated from the exons ATGGATATCCCTGATAGATGTACGGTGTTGGTGGTAGGCGGCGGACCGGGGGGTTCGTATGCCGCTTCGGTGCTTGCTAGAGAAGGCATTGATACGGTTCTTCTGGAGGCAGACAATTTTCCGAG ATACCACATCGGAGAGAGCCTACTGCGGACTACCGGGTCTTTTCTCGAGTTTGTCGATGCTTATGGTAAATTCGAAAGTCATGGGTTTAGACAAAAG AACGGTGCTGCATTTAAATTCAACAGCAAGCCAGCCGCAT ACTCAAACTTTCTTCAACATGGTCAACACGCATGGAACGTGGACCGATCGCAATGCGATGACCTCATGTTTAAACATGCCCGAGAATGTGGCGCGAGGACCTTCGACGGGGTCAAGGTCCAATCTGTTGAATTTTCGCAGACATTCTgtctggatgagaaggagagtgGCGAGCAAGCCCATCTTGGAAAGCCAGTCTCTGCTTCCTGGGTTCGCAAAGACAAGACCACCGGCAGCATTAAGTTTCAATACCTGGTGGATGCCTCCGGGCGAGCAGGCCTGATCAGTACTAAATACATGAAAAATCGTAAGTTCAATGAAGGACTGAAAAACGTTGCTTCTTGGGGTTATTTTGAGGGGTTTGAAATGTACGGAGTCGGCACTGTTGCTGAAGGTTGTCCCTATTTTGCAAGCTTTCCAG ATGGATCGGGCTGGGTATGGTTCATCCCCCTAGGGGAGAATAAAGTCTCCGTGGGAGTCGTCATGGAACAAAAAAGCGCCACTGCTaagaagaagctgatggagtccccttcttctcgcgAATGGCTTTTGACGCAAGCCAAGGAGGCGCCTGGGATAGGCGATCTTCTTGCAAAGGCCACTCTTGTGTCCGACGTGAAGAGTGCTTCCGACTGGTCCTACACTGCATCCACCTATGCAACTACGAATATCCGGATCGTTGGAGATGCTGGGTGTTTTATTGACCCACTCTTTTCATCGGGGATTCACCTTGCGCTCACTGGGGCTTTCTCGGCCGCAGCAACTATCTGCTCCTCAATTAGGGGCGACTGCTCTGAGAAGAGTGCGGCGGACTGGCATTCGAAGAGAATCCAAGAGGCGTACGCAAGGTTTTTGCTCGTGGTCGCGAGCACATATGGGCAGATCACCGGAAAAGAAGCAGCGATTCTCAATGACGAGGGCGAGAGCGACTTCGACAGTGCTTTCGAATTGATCCGTCCTA TTATCCAGGGGTCTGCGGAAGAATCTACGGGAAAGGCTGGGCCAGAGGATGCAACCGAGGCGGTTTCCTTTTGCATGAGAGTTATACGAAAGGCGCAGAATCGATTAGAAGACATCAGCATTGGCGATAAAATTATCAGGGCTGCTATGCAGCCAGATACTGGATCGATAGGCGGTAGCGATATTGATGGGATGGTGATCCACGCTGAACGCGGTGCTTTGGGTCTTGTAAAGATGTGA
- a CDS encoding putative glutathione S-transferase GST-6.0 — protein MGQITLYYSPGACSLAPHILLQESGLEFSIHKEKTGQFTPALYALNPKGKIPVLALDNNKIITENPAIMNAISTLVPEKGLFGKTPWDTVRVHEWLTWLSGTLHGQGFGLLFRFRRYTDDEGQFEGLKRRGMAIVTDCFQIIEQKLTQAGHGGFAVGGAFTAVDAYLFVFHRWALGCDIDMPALYPRYTALYEAVGGMEATKKALAAEGL, from the coding sequence atgggCCAAATAACCCTCTACTACTCCCCAGGAGCCTGTTCCTTAGCGCcccacatcctcctccaagaAAGCGGGCTTGAATTCTCCATCCATAAAGAGAAAACAGGCCAATTTACACCAGCCCTCTACGCTTTGAACCCTAAAGGCAAAATCCCCGTCCTTGCCCtcgacaacaacaaaatcATAACCGAGAACCCAGCGATCATGAACGCGATCTCAACTCTCGTGCCTGAGAAAGGCCTATTCGGAAAGACGCCTTGGGACACTGTCCGGGTGCATGAATGGTTGACGTGGCTCTCGGGTACCCTGCACGGGCAGGGCTTCGGGTTGTTGTTTCGATTCCGCCGGTACACAGATGATGAGGGGCAGTTTGAGGGGCTGAAGAGGCGGGGGATGGCCATCGTGACGGATTGTTTTCAGATTATTGAGCAGAAGTTGACTCAAGCCGGTCATGGTGGTTTTGCTGTGGGGGGTGCATTTACGGCGGTTGATGCttatttgtttgtttttcatCGTTGGGCCTTGGGATGTGATATTGACATGCCGGCTCTGTATCCCCGGTATACGGCTTTGTATGAAGCCGTGGGAGGTATGGAGGCGACGAAGAAGGCCTTGGCTGCTGAGGGGCTTTAA
- a CDS encoding MFS multidrug transporter, producing the protein MYPERQGFRGAASWKSSQSRWNKAIYRSHSTSPDEAENEDPERVPFLQASDRSLQNDADRRSHHGPVPSVFAVTITACMVMLILDITSAVPTAPRMVIFEDIICRNHYAAWWDISKLGDCKVKAVQGELALINGWKETFEKIPALLVSIPYGALADRIGRKKVLILALTGCLLCDTWVAIVCLFPRVFPLRAVWMSGLWQLVGGGGALVISMCYTLIGDVCSPEKRTTAFSQLYAAVLISELISIPLGSSLISLDPWIPVLGSLGFLALAILFALLFAPNFVHSAPKPRDFESDIQTQGPNSVHSGKIRDRLSYTWARVGDNCQWITRDVCLMLGAFFSCQLSRQVSGILLQYSSFKFNWGYAKASYLISLRSGINLVVLATLIPALKRLFTKIWRSRQAQSDKYITLISGLCLALGSFIIFLAASPGVLILGQIFSSIGFAFAVTAHSLLTAMVDPRHLGLANTGVTVTNSVGHMAGGPLLASIFQWGLQMGGFWVGTPFLFTAVLLSIATLAVSISNAP; encoded by the exons ATGTATCCCGAAAGGCAGGGATTCCGGGGGGCTGCATCATGGAAATCCTCACAGTCACGATGGAACAAAGCTATATATCGGAGCCACAGCACATCACCTGATGAAGCGGAGAATGAAGACCCGGAGAGAGTCCCATTTTTACAAGCATCAGATCGGTCCCTGCAAAATGATGCCGACAGGAGGTCTCACCACGGTCCAGTTCCAAGTGTATTTGCGGTTACTATAACCGCCTGTATGGTTATGCTAATACTGGACATCACGTCCGCCGTTCCAACTGCGCCTCGAATGGTGATTTTTGAGGACATTATCTGTCGTAACCACTACGCAGCATGGTGGGATATTTCGAAGCTAGGGGACTGCAAAGTAAAAGCCGTTCAGGGCGAGCTGGCTTTGATAAATGGATGGAAGGAAACATTTGAAAAGATTCCTG CCTTGTTGGTGTCGATCCCTTATGGAGCCTTAGCCGATCGTATTGGACGTAAGAAGGTTTTGATTCTTGCCCTGACCGGATGTCTGCTTTGTGATACGTGGGTGGCAATAGTCT GTCTTTTCCCACGGGTCTTCCCGCTTCGCGCAGTATGGATGTCTGGTCTATGGCAGCTGGTTGGAGGAGGTGGCGCCTTGGTCATTTCCATGTGTTATACACTCATAGGTGACGTGTGTTCTCCCGAGAAGCG CACCACTGCCTTCTCTCAATTATATGCTGCTGTGCTCATCTCGGAGTTGATATCTATTCCACTTGGTTCTTCTCTCATCTCACTCGATCCGTGGATACCAGTCCTGGGATCTTTGGGTTTCTTGGCCCTGGCAATTCTTTTCGCACTGCTATTTGCGCCCAACTTCGTCCACTCTGCTCCAAAGCCACGAGATTTTGAAAGCGATATCCAGACCCAGGGCCCGAATTCCGTGCATTCGGGAAAGATCCGTGATCGGTTAAGTTACACTTGGGCCAGAGTAGGTGACAATTGCCAATGGATAACTAGGGACGTCTGCTTGATGCTTGgtgccttcttcagctgccaGTTGAGCCGACAGGTTTCCGGAATACTTCTTCAGTACAGTTCCTTTAAGTTCAATTGGGGATATGCAAAG GCCTCGTATCTCATTTCTCTTCGTTCCGGGATAAACCTGGTGGTCCTAGCTACACTCATACCAGCTCTCAAACGACTGTTTACCAAAATATGGAGGAGTCGCCAAGCACAATCCGACAAATACATTACCTTGATCAGTGGCTTGTGTCTAGCTCTTGGGTCGTTTATTATCTTCCTCGCTGCTTCTCCTGGCGTTCTGATCCTGGGCCAGATTTTCTCATCTATCGGATTTGCCTTCGCGGTTACTGCCCACAGCCTCCTGACTGCTATGGTCGATCCGCGCCATTTAGGCCTTGCGAATACCGGAGTGACGGTTACGAATTCTGTTGGCCACATGGCTGGAGGGCCACTCCTGGCGAGCATATTTCAGTGGGGGTTACAGATGGGAGGGTTCTGGGTTGGAACCCCCTTTCTATTCACCGCGGTTCTCCTCTCGATTGCTACTCTAGCAGTATCTATTTCAAACGCTCCATGA
- a CDS encoding putative 4-aminobutyrate aminotransferase: MVSNEHACDSMTPSNRAMTTEAALAAEKNFSAKNYESLPIVFARAQGASVWDPEGNHYLDFHSASTALNHGHCHPKLVAALVEQASRLTLTSRAFHNDVYPKFAEMVTKLFGYDRALPSSTGAEASETAIKVARKWAYKVKGVPRDQAIVLGAAGNHHGRTLASISLASDNMSRENYGPLVPNISCTIPGTDKLITYNDKAALREAFAAAGFNLAAFVIEPIQGDAGVIVADDDYLREARALCDKHQVLLICDEIQTGIARTGKLLGHYWSGIRPDMVILGKTMTGGMYPVSCALANDDVMLTVEPGTHGSTYGGNPLGAAVAMRALQVVEEENLVERAEHLGNLLRAGLRAIQAQTPVIETVRGRGLLNAFVIDQNKTNGHTGIELCEVMKAKGLLLKSSRTGVIRIAPPLVITESEIERALGVIKDSINQLVNGSSKTI; the protein is encoded by the exons ATGGTATCGAACGAGCATGCCTGTGATAGTATGACGCCCTCAAATCGTGCTATGACAACTGAGGCTGCCCTTGCTGCCGAAAAGAACTTTTCAGCAAAGAACTACGAATCCCTTCCGATCGTGTTCGCTCGCGCCCAAGGAGCCTCTGTCTGGGACCCGGAGGGAAATCACTATCTCGATTTCCACTCGGCCTCAACCGCCCTGAATCATGGACATTGCCACCCAAAGCTTGTTGCTGCCCTGGTGGAGCAGGCTTCCCGGCTGACACTTACTTCTCGTGCCTTTCACAATGATGTATACCCCAAATTTGCCGAAATGGTAACCAAGCTATTTGGCTATGACAGAGCCCTACCCTCTAGCACGGGTGCGGAAGCCTCGGAGACTGCTATTAAAGTTGCACGGAAATGGGCTTATAAGGTGAAGGGTGTGCCTCGGGACCAAGCTATTGTTCTAGGTGCGGCGGGAAACCATCATGGACGAACA CTCGCGTCGATTTCCCTAGCCTCGGATAACATGTCGCGTGAAAACTACGGCCCTTTAGTGCCGAATATTAGTTGCACAATCCCGGGGACCGACAAATTGATCACGTACAACGATAAGGCGGCATTGCGGGAGGCGTTCGCGGCAGCTGGCTTCAACCTAGCTGCATTTGTGATCGAACCAATACAAGGAGATGCGGGTGTTATAgttgcagatgatgattACCTCCGAGAGGCTCGAGCTCTTTGTGACAAGCACCAGGTCCTGTTGATCTGCGACGAAATCCAGACGGGTATTGCACGGACGGGCAAGCTACTCGGTCATTACTGGAGCGGTATCAGGCCCGACATGGTCATCTTGGGAAAGACCATGACCGGTGGCATGTACCCCGTCTCCTGCGCCTTGGCCAACGATGATGTGATGCTCACAGTCGAGCCCGGCACGCATGGGTCGACTTACGGTGGGAATCCGCTCGGCGCGGCAGTTGCTATGCGGGCTCTCCAGGTTGTTGAGGAGGAAAACTTGGTCGAGCGGGCTGAGCATCTTGGAAACCTTCTTAGAGCGGGTCTGAGAGCTATTCAAGCTCAGACCCCCGTTATCGAGACGGTTCGTGGCCGGGGGTTGCTCAACGCCTTTGTCATTGACCAAAATAAGACCAATGGACACACTGGCATAGAGCTGTGCGAGGTCATGAAGGCGAAGGGGCTTTTG CTCAAATCCAGCCGAACAGGCGTCATTCGTATTGCTCCCCCTCTCGTCATCACTGAGAGTGAAATTGAGCGGGCACTAGGAGTCATTAAGGATTCCATCAACCAGCTGGTCAACGGCTCCTCTAAAACCATCTAG
- a CDS encoding putative amp dependent CoA ligase: MTIQDKPTFPDDVLFRRLIDIAIERDSKTIVDDYSTGTQFGYRQILHGIAKLQQTLQGLLHLSESRKPGSVYVALLAPNGYEFIVGVIAVLAVGGVVVPMLSFTATGALPAEAAYIIQQCNAQVMIVSRELTESATQIQREVEIPSITIEGNTHTSSNLRPAKSYRLDSTLAVSEETPSILFFTSGTTGPPKGVLHSRRTINKYAHMETEPATNDDICIIPRGAFWSIYFTKLFQMLLAGVRVEIQNFGRNYNLIWERLREQAGTKIVLSPTFWYGMMLHYESHISKLPEQVIQDYIDGVRYIRDACATGAMPSSRVKQFWQEMRGGKPLRVLYGSTETQEIAMWDGAIGSEELTWLSVIQADLGTPFPHVTMKLSEGDQGELLVKTPSMFLGANVIVGNITRYLNSPDATAKRLDAEGFFKTGDLATLENGRFIFKGRANMDLFKFFTYKVPRMEVEAKLTALPYVSEGYILPVQDPQCDTRTAALVRFHDSYDKIDLGSLRRDLAHDLPAYQLPTVLRSLREGETVPRTWSDKTAMMKVIQMFFPQDTEDKICGDATEVMDVSGFMKMKTTKLWELSGIR; this comes from the exons TTGTCGACGATTATAGTACTGGAACGCAGTTCGGCTATCGTCAAATCCTCCACGGGATTGCGAAGCTTCAACAAACATTGCAAGGACTCCTGCATCTTTCTGAATCACGGAAGCCTGGTAGCGTCTACGTTGCTCTACTTGCCCCAAATGGATACGAATTTATTGTTGGAGTCATCGCCGTTCTGGCGGTTGGTGGAGTGGTCGTTCCAATGC TTTCATTCACAGCGACCGGTGCGCTGCCCGCCGAAGCAGCGTATATCATCCAACAGTGCAATGCGCAGGTCATGATCGTTAGCAGAGAGCTGACTGAGTCTGCGACGCAAATTCAACGAGAAGTCGAGATTCCATCCATCACGATTGAAGGCAATACCCATACCTCGAGTAATCTCCGTCCCGCTAAGTCCTACAGACTCGATAGCACGCTTGCAGTATCCGAAGAGACTCCGAGTATTTTGTTCTTCACCTCGGGGACGACTGGTCCCCCAAAGGGTGTCCTCCATTCCCGTCGCACGATCAACAAGTATGCCCATATGGAGACAGAGCCAGCGACAAACGACGATATCTGCATAATTCCTAGAGGAGCATTCTGGTCGATTTATTTCACAAAGCTCTTCCAGATGCTTCTCGCTGGGGTGCGCGTTGAGATTCAGAACTTTGGACGCAATTACAATCTCATTTGGGAAAGGCTTCGTGAACAGGCGGGAACGAAGATTGTCTTGTCTCCTACCTTTTGGTACGGTATGATGCTGCACTATGAAAGTCATATTTCGAAGTTGCCGGAGCAGGTGATTCAAGACTACATTGACGGTGTGCGATATATTCGAGACGCGTGTGCTACGGGCGCCATGCCTTCAAGTCGGGTCAAGCAGTTCTGGCAGGAAATGCGCGGTGGAAAGCCACTTAGGGTGCTGTATGGGTCTACGGAAACGCAGGAGATAGCTATGTGGGATGGGGCAATAGGGAGCGAAGAG CTGACATGGCTATCCGTGATACAGGCTGACTTGGGAACTCCCTTTCCACATGTGACTATGAAGTTGTCCGAGGGAGATCAAGGGGAGCTTCTTGTTAAGACTCCATCTATGTTCCTTGG TGCTAATGTGATCGTTGGGAATATTACTAGGTACTTGAACTCTCCTGATGCTACGGCAAAGCGCCTGGACGCCGAAGGGTTCTTCAAAACGGGAGACCTAGCAACCCTAGAAAATGGTCGATTTATATTCAAAGGAAGAGCAAACATGGACT TGTTCAAATTCTTTACTTACAAGGTTCCTCGAATGGAGGTTGAAGCCAAGCTGACCGCACTGCCTTATGTGTCGGAGGGATATATCTTGCCAGTCCAAGATCCACAGTGCGATACCCGGACCGCTGCACTGGTACGATTCCATGATAGCTACGATAAGATCGACTTGGGGTCTCTGCGGAGAGATCTGGCCCACGACCTACCAGCTTACCAATTGCCTACCGTGCTGAGAAGTTTGAGGGAGGGTGAAACTGTGCCACGAACATGGTCTGATAAGACGGCCATGATGAAGGTTATCCAGATGTTCTTCCCACAAGACACCGAGGACAAGATTTGCGGAGATGCGACAGAAGTGATGGATGTTAGCGGTTtcatgaaaatgaaaaccaCAAAGCTATGGGAATTGTCCGGAATCCGATAG